From Temnothorax longispinosus isolate EJ_2023e chromosome 3, Tlon_JGU_v1, whole genome shotgun sequence, one genomic window encodes:
- the LOC139810215 gene encoding chymotrypsin-1-like yields the protein MRALACLVFIALAHAIRGNPDLYKGPLGSRDAPIGKFPYQVILRYENISGPGIDCGGSILNNRNILTSAFCINLDELDKLKAHVGTNFFTVPGDIYDVANVTIHEKYNNTTEDYDIALIHLKTPIEYNKLVQPINLMTTDKDLFGNPCTLTGWGSRGAFQVVVDSLQEVELIVWDNQEDLATTQFRALTGEKELALQYHPGSPLVANGNLIGILSRKLPDELSAPTYDSYESRLKIFTRVSDLKWISTNLKN from the exons ATGCGTGCGTTAGCTTGTCTTGTATTTATCGCTCTGGCACACGCCATTCGAG GAAATCCGGACCTTTATAAAGGTCCCCTGGGGAGCAGAGATGCTCCAATCGGCAAATTTCCATATCAAGTTATTTTGAGATATGAGAACATCTCCGGTCCTGGGATCGATTGCGGTGGATCTATTCTCAATAATCGTAACATATTAACCTCAGCATTTTGTATCAA CCTTGATGAGCTGGATAAGCTAAAAGCTCATGTCGGAACAAACTTCTTTACCGTGCCAGGAGATATTTATGACGTAGCCAATGTTACCATCcacgaaaaatataataataccaCTGAGGATTATGATATCGCCTTAATTCACCTTAAAACTCCTATCGAATACAACAAGCTAGTACAACCGATAAATCTTATGACAACCGATAAAGATCTCTTTGGCAATCCGTGCACACTAACTGGATGGGGAAGTAGAGGG GCTTTTCAAGTCGTTGTTGATTCCTTGCAAGAAGTTGAGTTGATAGTTTGGGATAATCAGGAAGACTTGGCGACTACTCAATTTCGTGCTTTGACAGGAGAAAAAGAACTTGCGTTACAA taTCATCCTGGTAGCCCTTTAGTAGCCAATGGAAATCTAATTGGAATCTTAAGCCGCAAACTCCCTGATGAACTTTCTGCACCGACGTACGACTCGTACGAATCACGTTTAAAGATTTTCACAAGAGTATCCGATTTAAAATGGATCAGtacaaatttaaagaattaa